From Pontibacter actiniarum, a single genomic window includes:
- a CDS encoding sugar MFS transporter, with the protein MAGTTHTDVNAAKAASGNAVTKKYTGPLITVTMLFFMWGFITCLNDILIPKLQQVFTLELWQAMLIQTAFFGAYFFISLLYFIMSITKGDPIRKIGYKNGIIVGLVIAAVGCALFYPAADLHSYGFFLGALFILASGITVLQIAANPYVTILGPPESAASRLNMTQALNSLGTTVAPIIGGYLIFGAVNAESAGADSVKLPYLGLAATLLAIAVLIKIAKLPSIQSEDDITPDAGALRYRHLVLGIVCIFAYVGGEVAIGSTLINFFRLPEIAGLDETQAGHFLAFYWGGAMVGRFFGAVALSSMKNSTFKYLIIAGIAAVVFVIISSVYSMDEALITLGLIALNFVVLMLGRFIPNRTLGLFAGTVVVLLLITSFATGSVAMWAVIAIGLFNSIMFPTIFTLAIKDLGVHTSQGSSLLVMAIVGGAIIPPLQGAIADATGNLQLSFLVPMVCYLYIMYYGFSGSKVKEPAA; encoded by the coding sequence ATGGCCGGAACCACCCATACCGACGTGAATGCTGCCAAAGCGGCCAGCGGAAACGCCGTTACTAAAAAATACACGGGCCCGCTCATCACGGTAACGATGCTCTTCTTCATGTGGGGCTTCATCACGTGTTTGAACGACATCCTGATACCGAAACTGCAGCAAGTGTTTACCCTGGAGCTGTGGCAGGCGATGCTAATCCAGACGGCCTTCTTCGGCGCTTACTTCTTTATCTCGCTGCTGTACTTTATCATGTCGATCACCAAAGGGGATCCTATCCGCAAGATCGGCTATAAAAACGGTATTATCGTCGGCCTTGTCATCGCTGCTGTGGGGTGTGCCCTTTTTTACCCTGCCGCCGACCTGCATAGCTACGGTTTCTTTCTGGGGGCCCTGTTTATACTTGCCTCGGGCATTACCGTGCTACAGATAGCCGCTAACCCGTATGTAACCATTCTTGGACCGCCGGAAAGTGCGGCCAGCCGCCTCAACATGACCCAGGCGCTAAACTCACTGGGTACAACCGTGGCCCCTATCATCGGCGGCTACCTAATTTTTGGCGCGGTTAACGCCGAAAGCGCAGGGGCCGACTCTGTAAAGCTGCCTTACCTCGGTTTGGCGGCCACGCTCCTGGCCATCGCCGTGCTGATTAAAATCGCGAAGCTGCCAAGCATCCAAAGCGAAGACGACATTACCCCGGACGCGGGCGCGCTGCGTTACCGCCACCTGGTGCTGGGCATTGTGTGTATTTTCGCCTACGTGGGCGGGGAGGTTGCCATCGGCAGCACCCTGATCAACTTCTTCAGGCTTCCGGAAATCGCAGGGTTGGATGAGACGCAGGCGGGCCACTTCCTGGCCTTTTACTGGGGTGGCGCCATGGTGGGCCGCTTCTTCGGCGCTGTTGCCCTCTCAAGCATGAAGAACAGCACGTTTAAGTACCTGATCATCGCCGGTATCGCTGCCGTTGTGTTTGTCATTATCTCATCAGTTTACAGTATGGATGAGGCCTTGATTACCCTCGGCCTGATTGCCCTGAACTTTGTAGTACTGATGCTGGGCCGCTTTATCCCGAACAGAACCCTGGGGCTGTTTGCCGGCACCGTGGTTGTGCTCCTGCTCATTACCAGCTTTGCGACAGGATCGGTGGCAATGTGGGCCGTTATCGCCATCGGCCTGTTTAACTCCATCATGTTCCCGACCATCTTCACACTGGCGATCAAAGACCTGGGCGTGCACACGTCACAGGGTTCTTCGCTGCTGGTGATGGCCATTGTGGGAGGTGCTATCATACCGCCGCTGCAAGGCGCCATTGCCGACGCGACCGGTAACCTGCAGCTTTCATTCCTGGTACCGATGGTCTGCTACCTGTACATTATGTACTATGGCTTCTCCGGCTCGAAAGTGAAGGAGCCTGCAGCGTAA
- a CDS encoding patatin-like phospholipase family protein, whose amino-acid sequence MKHLPYILLLLCMLCTAPHVVQAQQKRPAHRPRIGLVLSGGGAKGMAHIGFLKVMEKAGIRPDYITGTSMGSLVGALYALGYSAEEIERIALEQDWEMLLSNQVPLSQIAMEEKDYYGRYLLELPVNNFEIGFPSGLIEGQALNNLLIRLSRGAHGIQSFNQLPTPFACVATDLTTGEKVVLRQGFLPEALRASMAIPTVFTPVKLDGRLLVDGGLVQNFPVQEALDMGADFVIGVNVGGGLEPEKNLKSMLDVLVQATFFTSASNLESEKKKTDLLIDVLPSLEGYSTGSFADTKEIIRIGEHVARQYEDSLRTLAAYFKSFPEPMHRPVYRSRQDSVQISRLHISGASSMPKRIIRRRLRLNEHETTSIRSIENRIEILYGTGRFNKVSYAMVPADSGGHYLQVNVEEAAEAALKAAVYYDSENRAGATVNYTHRNLLWERSRFVAEVDLGQNIRSDVNYLKYMGYRNQLALKLASQYYKNDMSLFDDRGSKVAIFQQNANVGQLGWQTTTNNTWTLGQRLEYKLARLYPQVAGQVTIDSVSVDVSALEQLKVRNWGLSTFFRLNTLNRHAYPTRGWRTELQANFIFGNKFSVRAGEEHPELAQLLGNSDIVPYFKVALQANGVVPLRRNLSLMLRHGLFLYTSNDLPIGEETMIGGYTSVLPNMVEYRAAEPFAYYTDNLFYSGIGLQVELRRKLYLQATSTLINTSILHGYRSLRGKSTRVGYGATLGYLTPFGPVTLGTAHEDGSEWRGFISLGFRLPW is encoded by the coding sequence ATGAAACACCTCCCCTACATCCTGCTGCTCCTTTGCATGCTCTGTACTGCGCCGCATGTGGTGCAGGCGCAGCAGAAGCGACCGGCACACCGGCCCAGGATTGGTTTGGTGCTGAGCGGTGGCGGCGCAAAGGGGATGGCGCACATCGGCTTTCTGAAAGTGATGGAGAAAGCCGGGATTCGCCCTGACTATATTACCGGCACAAGTATGGGTAGCCTGGTGGGTGCGCTATACGCCCTTGGCTACTCTGCCGAGGAGATTGAGCGCATAGCGCTGGAACAGGACTGGGAAATGCTGCTGAGCAACCAGGTGCCGCTGAGCCAGATTGCCATGGAGGAGAAAGACTACTATGGCCGCTACCTGCTGGAGCTACCGGTGAACAACTTTGAGATCGGCTTTCCGAGCGGCTTGATCGAAGGGCAGGCCCTTAACAACCTGCTCATCCGCCTGTCCCGCGGCGCGCACGGCATCCAGAGCTTCAACCAACTCCCCACCCCCTTCGCTTGTGTTGCCACTGATCTTACAACGGGGGAAAAGGTGGTGCTGCGGCAAGGCTTTCTGCCCGAGGCGCTGCGGGCCAGCATGGCCATTCCCACCGTTTTCACGCCCGTAAAGCTGGACGGCCGCCTGCTCGTAGACGGGGGTTTGGTCCAGAACTTCCCGGTGCAGGAAGCCCTGGACATGGGGGCTGACTTCGTGATTGGGGTGAACGTGGGCGGCGGACTGGAGCCAGAGAAGAACCTAAAGTCAATGCTCGATGTGCTGGTGCAGGCTACGTTTTTCACAAGCGCCTCCAACCTGGAGAGCGAGAAGAAAAAGACGGACCTGCTGATTGACGTGCTGCCGAGCCTGGAGGGCTACAGCACCGGCAGCTTTGCCGACACCAAAGAGATCATCCGGATCGGAGAACATGTGGCGCGGCAGTATGAAGACAGCCTGCGCACACTGGCCGCCTATTTCAAGTCTTTTCCCGAGCCGATGCACCGGCCGGTGTACCGCAGCCGCCAGGACTCCGTGCAGATAAGCCGTTTGCACATCAGCGGGGCCAGCTCTATGCCCAAGCGTATTATTCGGCGCCGGCTGCGGCTAAACGAGCATGAGACCACGTCCATCAGGAGCATCGAAAACCGGATTGAAATACTTTACGGCACGGGCCGCTTCAACAAAGTTTCTTACGCCATGGTACCGGCCGACAGCGGTGGCCATTACCTGCAGGTAAACGTGGAGGAGGCAGCTGAGGCGGCGTTAAAAGCAGCCGTATACTACGACTCTGAGAACCGTGCCGGAGCCACGGTGAACTATACCCACCGTAACCTGCTCTGGGAGCGCTCCCGTTTTGTGGCCGAGGTGGACCTGGGGCAGAACATCCGCAGCGATGTGAACTACCTCAAGTACATGGGCTACCGCAACCAGCTGGCCCTGAAGCTGGCCAGCCAGTACTATAAGAACGATATGTCTTTGTTTGATGATAGGGGCAGCAAGGTGGCCATCTTTCAGCAGAACGCGAATGTGGGGCAGCTGGGCTGGCAGACCACGACTAACAACACCTGGACGCTGGGGCAGCGGCTGGAGTACAAGCTCGCGCGCCTGTACCCGCAGGTAGCCGGCCAGGTCACCATCGACTCTGTTTCTGTCGATGTAAGCGCACTGGAGCAGCTAAAGGTGCGCAACTGGGGGCTCTCCACGTTTTTCCGGCTCAACACACTCAACAGGCACGCCTACCCCACCCGTGGCTGGAGAACCGAGCTGCAGGCCAACTTTATCTTCGGCAACAAGTTCTCCGTCCGCGCGGGAGAAGAGCACCCGGAGCTGGCACAGCTGCTCGGCAACAGCGACATTGTTCCGTACTTCAAGGTTGCCCTGCAGGCGAACGGGGTGGTGCCGCTGCGCCGCAACCTGAGCCTGATGCTACGCCATGGGCTGTTCCTCTACACCAGCAACGACCTCCCGATAGGTGAAGAAACCATGATCGGGGGCTATACTTCCGTGCTGCCAAACATGGTGGAGTACCGTGCTGCAGAGCCTTTCGCCTACTATACCGATAACCTGTTTTACTCCGGCATCGGCCTGCAGGTGGAGCTACGCAGAAAGCTCTACCTGCAGGCGACATCCACCCTCATCAATACCAGTATACTGCACGGCTACCGCAGCTTGCGCGGTAAAAGCACCCGTGTCGGCTACGGCGCCACCCTCGGCTACCTCACGCCTTTTGGCCCGGTAACACTAGGCACTGCCCATGAAGACGGTTCGGAATGGCGCGGCTTTATCAGCCTCGGTTTCAGGCTGCCCTGGTAA
- a CDS encoding S8 family peptidase — translation MYSKLTSRVVYPALALALLFGCSPDNDQASPVADFSADAASAAQSGGANPAVKLKRGHYLVVATSNSLPADIKEQLRGIEGEVTGLMTEVGIATVTSSDPNFAAKASKINGVGSVIRDMDIQWLSPDQEKVVEFDAASYGNPPASGDDDRYFNLQWGHDAVDAPEAWNAGYRGKGVRVAVLDSGFDLDHADLAPNIDFAASKNFVPGEELGYALADVGSHGSHTAGTIAAADNGIGTIGVAPEAQLILVKVLRDSGSGSFSWILEGILHAVNQGADVISMSIGASMPANGKFLDDNGTPDDPTDDFIVSDTKAVHELLNAINKVTTYATKKGATVIASAGNEANNGNKDKSLIHLPSGAPNVISISASAPQGWALAPTTANLDFMASYSNYGTSDVDFAAPGGDYVYPGIERATIGGVNQYVYVFDYVFSTGSSLTPGKNSYYWSVGTSMAAPHAAGVAAIIIGKHGGQMDPALVKAALRSSADDLGKPGRDPYYGYGRVNAFKAVSAL, via the coding sequence ATGTACAGCAAACTTACCAGCCGCGTAGTTTACCCGGCACTAGCCCTTGCTTTGTTATTTGGTTGCTCACCCGACAACGACCAGGCGTCACCTGTGGCTGACTTCAGCGCAGACGCTGCCAGCGCTGCTCAAAGCGGCGGTGCGAACCCGGCCGTAAAACTCAAGAGAGGCCATTACCTGGTGGTTGCCACCTCCAACTCACTACCTGCTGATATCAAAGAGCAGCTGAGAGGGATAGAAGGGGAAGTGACAGGCCTGATGACAGAAGTAGGCATCGCCACTGTTACCTCCAGCGACCCGAACTTTGCGGCAAAAGCCAGCAAAATAAACGGAGTCGGCTCTGTTATCCGCGACATGGACATCCAGTGGCTTAGCCCTGACCAGGAAAAGGTGGTGGAGTTTGACGCCGCCAGCTATGGCAACCCGCCAGCCAGCGGAGACGACGACAGGTACTTTAACCTGCAGTGGGGCCACGATGCAGTGGACGCACCGGAAGCCTGGAACGCCGGTTACCGCGGCAAGGGAGTGCGTGTTGCCGTACTGGACAGCGGTTTTGACCTGGACCACGCAGACCTGGCTCCGAACATTGACTTTGCAGCCAGCAAAAACTTTGTACCCGGTGAGGAATTAGGCTATGCCCTTGCGGATGTAGGTAGCCATGGCTCCCACACTGCCGGCACCATCGCCGCGGCCGATAACGGGATAGGCACGATCGGTGTAGCCCCGGAGGCACAGCTCATTTTGGTTAAAGTGCTGCGCGATTCTGGCTCAGGCTCCTTCTCCTGGATACTGGAAGGCATTTTACATGCTGTAAACCAGGGCGCTGACGTGATCAGCATGAGCATTGGCGCCTCTATGCCAGCCAACGGCAAGTTCCTTGACGACAACGGCACGCCTGATGACCCGACAGATGACTTTATCGTGAGCGACACCAAAGCAGTGCATGAGCTCTTGAACGCCATCAACAAGGTGACAACGTATGCCACCAAAAAAGGCGCGACAGTGATCGCCTCTGCCGGTAATGAGGCAAACAACGGCAACAAAGACAAGTCGTTGATCCACCTTCCTTCCGGCGCCCCGAACGTGATCTCTATTTCTGCAAGTGCGCCGCAGGGATGGGCACTGGCCCCTACTACTGCCAACCTCGACTTTATGGCCTCCTACTCCAACTACGGCACGTCTGATGTAGACTTTGCTGCTCCCGGCGGAGACTATGTATATCCGGGCATCGAACGAGCCACTATAGGCGGCGTTAACCAGTACGTGTATGTGTTCGACTACGTGTTTAGTACTGGCAGTAGCCTTACCCCAGGCAAGAACTCTTACTATTGGTCGGTAGGCACAAGTATGGCAGCACCGCATGCTGCCGGCGTAGCAGCCATCATCATAGGCAAGCACGGAGGCCAAATGGACCCGGCCCTGGTAAAAGCCGCCCTCAGATCCTCTGCTGACGATCTGGGCAAACCCGGCAGAGACCCATACTACGGCTATGGCCGCGTGAACGCTTTCAAAGCTGTTTCCGCACTATAA
- a CDS encoding CatA-like O-acetyltransferase — MKPLYPKHPFPVEGWEREEHFHFFRTFTQPFFNISTEVDITGLYRYCKRQGLSVFLGYLHAATEAARATENFLLRLEGDSIVKYEAIDISSTVLKHNKAISFVHLPHHPDLQTFCAESAEIVAKAKESKGLLYGYNGPDLLHSTTLPWFKLKGMEHAFTVNPDDSVPKLAFGQLEMQGERVVLPLCIGLHHALADGYHVHLYLEKYKALVESLEEQ, encoded by the coding sequence ATGAAACCACTGTACCCTAAGCACCCCTTCCCCGTGGAAGGCTGGGAGCGCGAAGAGCACTTTCACTTCTTCCGCACGTTTACACAACCCTTCTTCAACATCAGCACAGAAGTAGACATTACCGGGCTGTACCGCTACTGCAAACGGCAGGGGCTGTCTGTGTTTCTGGGTTACCTGCACGCGGCCACTGAAGCGGCCCGCGCCACAGAGAACTTCCTGCTACGCCTGGAGGGCGACAGTATCGTGAAGTATGAGGCGATTGACATTTCCAGCACCGTACTGAAGCACAACAAGGCTATCTCCTTCGTACACCTGCCCCACCACCCTGACCTGCAGACTTTTTGTGCCGAGTCGGCAGAGATTGTGGCCAAGGCCAAAGAAAGCAAGGGCCTGCTGTATGGCTATAACGGGCCCGACCTGCTACACAGCACAACGCTGCCGTGGTTCAAGCTAAAAGGGATGGAACATGCGTTTACCGTAAACCCGGACGACTCGGTGCCAAAGCTGGCTTTCGGGCAACTTGAAATGCAGGGAGAGCGCGTGGTGCTACCGCTGTGCATTGGCCTACACCATGCGCTGGCTGACGGTTACCATGTGCATCTGTACCTTGAGAAGTATAAAGCACTGGTAGAAAGCCTTGAAGAGCAGTAA
- a CDS encoding ammonium transporter, whose protein sequence is MAKAFSRIPMLLLLLVVAATFVFPSVPQVKEPAELNPADTAWMLSATALVLIMTPGLAFFYGGMVRKKNVLSTMLQSFICMAFLTVLWVVFGFSLAFGESVGGVFGNPFTFFMMDGVIDGAPWPAAPTIPLLLFAMFQLKFAIITPALITGAFAERIRFISYTLFLLLFFVFIYAPLAHATWHPDGLLFNLGVLDFAGGTVVHMSAGWAALASALYLKRRHEVSHAPAHTPYVMLGTGLLWFGWFGFNAGSAMGANPLSVVALATTTTASASAALAWIFFDALRGRKPSAMGTCIGAVVGLVAVTPAAGFVTVPHSLAIGVIAAVISNLVVEWRTRSTLDDTLDVFPCHGVGGMVGMLLTGVFASKAVNPAIELGNGLVFGEYRLFLVHLAALAGVSAFAFSGSWLLLRVTDKITPLRVSREEELLGLDLSQHDEQLEHPEPTQAQEPQAAYS, encoded by the coding sequence ATGGCTAAAGCGTTTTCCAGAATCCCGATGCTGCTGCTCTTGCTGGTAGTGGCTGCCACGTTCGTGTTTCCTTCTGTGCCACAGGTAAAGGAACCTGCTGAGCTAAACCCCGCAGATACCGCCTGGATGCTGTCTGCCACCGCTCTTGTGCTCATCATGACGCCCGGGCTGGCCTTCTTCTATGGCGGCATGGTGCGCAAAAAGAACGTACTTTCCACCATGCTGCAAAGCTTTATCTGCATGGCCTTTCTGACGGTGCTGTGGGTGGTGTTTGGCTTTAGCCTGGCCTTTGGTGAGTCTGTTGGCGGAGTGTTTGGCAACCCCTTCACCTTTTTTATGATGGACGGGGTGATAGACGGTGCGCCCTGGCCGGCAGCCCCTACGATTCCGCTGCTGCTCTTTGCCATGTTCCAGCTCAAATTTGCCATCATCACGCCTGCGCTTATTACCGGCGCCTTTGCGGAGCGCATCCGCTTTATTTCCTATACCTTGTTTCTTCTGCTGTTCTTCGTTTTTATCTACGCGCCGCTGGCACACGCCACCTGGCACCCGGACGGGCTTCTGTTTAACCTAGGAGTGCTTGATTTCGCAGGTGGCACTGTGGTGCATATGTCGGCGGGATGGGCGGCACTGGCCTCTGCCTTGTACCTGAAGCGCCGCCACGAGGTAAGCCATGCCCCGGCGCACACTCCCTACGTAATGCTGGGGACAGGCTTGCTGTGGTTCGGGTGGTTCGGGTTTAATGCAGGCTCGGCCATGGGAGCTAATCCGCTGTCGGTTGTTGCACTGGCCACCACCACAACCGCCTCGGCCTCTGCGGCACTGGCCTGGATCTTCTTTGATGCCCTGCGTGGCCGCAAGCCGTCGGCCATGGGTACCTGTATAGGCGCAGTGGTAGGCTTGGTAGCCGTTACGCCCGCAGCCGGCTTTGTCACGGTGCCGCACTCGCTGGCCATAGGCGTCATAGCCGCTGTCATCAGCAACCTGGTGGTAGAGTGGCGCACACGCTCCACTCTGGACGATACGCTGGATGTTTTCCCGTGCCACGGCGTGGGAGGCATGGTCGGGATGCTGCTGACGGGCGTATTTGCCAGCAAGGCCGTAAACCCTGCCATTGAGCTTGGCAACGGCCTCGTCTTTGGGGAGTACAGGCTGTTCTTGGTACACCTGGCCGCACTGGCGGGTGTATCGGCGTTTGCTTTTAGCGGCTCCTGGCTTCTGCTAAGGGTAACCGACAAGATCACTCCGCTACGGGTATCGCGCGAAGAAGAACTGCTGGGCCTGGACCTGAGCCAGCACGACGAGCAGCTGGAGCACCCGGAGCCGACACAGGCACAAGAGCCGCAAGCAGCCTACTCTTAG
- a CDS encoding Crp/Fnr family transcriptional regulator codes for MEDNHRELLHQRFPQFEAPLLHDIESQSTIRSFSEGEQMIRTGQYLRSSLLLLSGLMKIYREDDEGNEFLMYYVEPGNACALSMMCTARNEKSQVMARAVQESEAVLVPQHLTEQWLGKYKSWHNFVIGSYRQRFEELLLTLDSIAFKALDERLVFYLRRHLQTLGPEVRLSHQQIATDLNSSREVISRLLKKLEQRGALALHRSHIEIKNLEMT; via the coding sequence ATGGAAGACAACCACCGAGAACTCCTGCACCAACGCTTCCCTCAGTTCGAAGCGCCGCTCCTGCATGACATCGAAAGCCAAAGCACCATCCGCAGCTTCTCCGAAGGCGAACAGATGATTCGCACCGGGCAGTACCTGCGCTCCTCTCTCCTGCTGCTAAGCGGCCTGATGAAAATCTACCGCGAAGATGACGAGGGCAACGAGTTTCTGATGTACTACGTGGAGCCCGGCAACGCCTGCGCCCTCTCCATGATGTGCACCGCCCGCAACGAAAAAAGCCAGGTGATGGCCAGGGCGGTGCAGGAATCAGAAGCCGTGCTGGTGCCACAGCACCTGACGGAACAGTGGCTGGGCAAGTATAAAAGCTGGCACAACTTTGTGATCGGCTCTTACCGCCAGCGCTTCGAGGAGCTGCTGCTCACCCTGGACAGTATCGCCTTTAAAGCACTGGACGAGCGCCTGGTCTTTTACCTGCGCCGGCACCTGCAAACGCTCGGGCCGGAGGTTAGGCTCTCCCACCAGCAAATAGCCACCGACCTGAACAGCTCCCGCGAGGTTATCTCACGGCTGCTCAAAAAGCTGGAGCAGCGCGGTGCCCTGGCACTCCACCGCAGCCACATCGAAATAAAGAACCTGGAAATGACATAG
- a CDS encoding sulfite exporter TauE/SafE family protein: MEILGYLAAIFIGLSLGLTGSGGSILTVPILVYLMRLNPVISTAYSLFVVGLTSMVGSFNFYRKGLVNFQTAVIFGAPSLLTVFLTRRYVVPAIPEDVVTLFGLHITKGILLMILFAVLMVLASFSMIRKNNYKPAPAGREEQETSYLPVLLQGTGVGFISGLVGAGGGFLIIPALVLFTGLDMKMAVGTSLFIIAANSLLGFVGDIFNYDINWSFLMTFSALSVLGIFIGSALSNHIRGEKLKRGFGWFVLAMGVYILIRELFLH; encoded by the coding sequence ATGGAAATTTTAGGATATCTGGCTGCCATTTTCATCGGCCTATCGCTGGGCTTAACAGGAAGCGGCGGCTCTATACTTACCGTACCGATCCTGGTGTACCTCATGCGGCTGAACCCGGTCATCTCCACCGCATACTCGCTGTTTGTGGTGGGGCTCACGAGCATGGTCGGCAGCTTCAACTTTTACCGCAAAGGGCTGGTAAACTTCCAGACGGCCGTTATTTTCGGTGCTCCGTCGCTGCTCACAGTGTTTCTGACGCGGCGTTACGTAGTGCCCGCCATCCCCGAGGATGTTGTTACGCTTTTCGGGCTTCACATCACCAAAGGCATCCTGCTGATGATCCTGTTTGCCGTTCTGATGGTGCTGGCCTCGTTCAGCATGATCCGGAAGAACAACTACAAGCCTGCCCCGGCCGGCCGGGAGGAGCAGGAGACCAGTTACCTGCCCGTGTTGCTGCAGGGCACGGGAGTTGGCTTTATTTCGGGCTTAGTGGGGGCCGGCGGGGGCTTTCTCATCATTCCGGCGCTGGTGCTCTTTACCGGCCTCGACATGAAGATGGCCGTTGGCACATCGCTTTTCATTATAGCGGCCAACTCCCTGCTGGGCTTTGTAGGCGATATTTTCAACTATGATATCAACTGGAGCTTTCTGATGACCTTCTCTGCCCTCTCGGTGTTGGGTATTTTCATCGGGTCAGCGCTCTCCAACCACATCAGGGGCGAGAAGCTGAAGCGTGGCTTTGGCTGGTTTGTGCTCGCCATGGGCGTTTACATTCTCATACGGGAGTTGTTTCTGCACTAG
- a CDS encoding MBL fold metallo-hydrolase: MKVEQIYTGCLAQGAYYIESKGEVAIVDPLREIKPYLDKAEKDGASIKYVLETHFHADFVSGHVDLAKATGAEIVFGPNAQPAFAARIAADGEELKVGDVTIKVLHTPGHTMESTTYLLKDEQGKDYAIFTGDTLFIGDVGRPDLAVKSDLTEEQLAQYLYQSLRNKIMPLADEVIVYPAHGAGSACGKNMSKETSDTLGNQKKNNYALRTDMTQDEFVKEVTAGLLPPPGYFPFNVQMNRDGYESIDKVMQQGLQALSPEAFEAAANETGALVLDTRKPQDFAKAFIPNAINIGIDGGFAPWVGALIPDIKQPILFLAEEGREEEVVTRLARVGFDHALGYLKGGMEAWRAAGKEVDTIVSIPAQELAKRYTEDKDIAIVDVRKPGEFQAEHLETAAPHPLDYLNEQLSELPKDKTLYIHCAGGYRSMIAASILKARGFDNLVDVQGGYKAIAETNMPRTSFVCPSTLK; this comes from the coding sequence ATGAAAGTAGAACAGATTTATACCGGATGCCTGGCGCAAGGGGCTTACTACATCGAAAGCAAAGGAGAAGTAGCCATTGTGGACCCCCTGCGCGAGATAAAACCGTACCTGGACAAGGCTGAAAAGGACGGTGCCAGCATTAAGTACGTCCTGGAGACGCACTTCCACGCGGATTTTGTATCCGGGCACGTGGACCTGGCCAAGGCTACCGGTGCAGAAATCGTTTTCGGCCCCAACGCGCAACCGGCCTTCGCGGCCCGCATCGCTGCGGACGGGGAGGAACTGAAGGTGGGGGATGTCACAATTAAGGTTCTGCACACGCCGGGCCACACCATGGAGTCAACCACTTACCTGCTAAAGGATGAGCAGGGCAAGGACTACGCGATCTTCACCGGTGACACGCTCTTTATCGGAGATGTGGGCCGCCCGGACCTGGCCGTAAAATCGGACCTGACGGAAGAGCAGCTGGCGCAGTACCTGTACCAGTCTCTGCGCAACAAGATCATGCCTTTAGCCGATGAGGTGATCGTGTACCCGGCCCATGGCGCGGGATCTGCCTGCGGCAAGAACATGAGCAAGGAAACCAGCGATACCCTGGGCAACCAAAAGAAAAACAATTACGCCCTGCGCACCGACATGACGCAGGATGAGTTTGTGAAAGAGGTCACGGCAGGCTTACTCCCCCCCCCGGGCTACTTTCCGTTTAACGTGCAGATGAACCGCGACGGGTACGAAAGTATAGATAAGGTGATGCAGCAGGGGCTACAGGCACTCTCTCCGGAGGCTTTTGAGGCGGCAGCCAATGAAACCGGGGCACTGGTGCTGGATACGCGCAAGCCGCAGGACTTCGCCAAAGCCTTTATCCCGAACGCCATCAACATCGGCATTGATGGGGGGTTTGCCCCGTGGGTAGGCGCGTTGATCCCGGACATCAAGCAGCCAATCCTTTTCCTGGCCGAGGAGGGCCGCGAGGAAGAGGTGGTGACACGCCTTGCCCGCGTCGGCTTCGACCACGCGCTGGGCTACCTGAAAGGGGGCATGGAGGCCTGGAGGGCAGCCGGCAAAGAGGTTGACACCATTGTCTCCATACCTGCCCAGGAGCTGGCCAAGCGTTACACGGAAGACAAGGACATTGCCATTGTAGATGTGCGCAAGCCGGGAGAGTTCCAGGCTGAGCACCTGGAGACAGCCGCGCCCCACCCGCTCGATTACCTGAATGAGCAGCTGTCCGAACTTCCGAAAGACAAAACGCTGTACATACACTGCGCTGGCGGCTACCGCTCCATGATTGCCGCTTCTATACTGAAAGCGCGCGGCTTCGATAACCTGGTAGACGTGCAGGGAGGGTACAAGGCCATTGCAGAAACTAATATGCCCCGCACCAGCTTCGTGTGCCCAAGCACTCTGAAATAG
- a CDS encoding AraC family transcriptional regulator, which translates to MAVSYFYGMASIKIYIKNMVCDRCKRVVAEELQRLGYTVLQVGLGEAELASDKDQLNMEEVREVLQSNGFELLDDRKTQLIEKVKLAIIELVHRTGEQELHVNTSDYIAEKVGLDYNYISSLFSSFEGTTIEKYLILQRIERVKELLVYDELSLKEIAYELGYSSVAHLSSQFKKVTGLTPSHFKQVKTDKRTTLDKVQG; encoded by the coding sequence ATGGCAGTTTCTTATTTTTACGGCATGGCAAGTATAAAAATCTACATAAAAAATATGGTGTGCGACCGCTGCAAGCGTGTGGTGGCAGAAGAGCTACAGCGCCTGGGCTACACGGTGTTGCAGGTTGGGCTGGGAGAGGCCGAACTGGCCAGCGATAAGGATCAGCTGAACATGGAGGAGGTCCGGGAGGTGCTGCAGAGCAATGGGTTTGAGCTGCTGGACGACCGGAAGACACAGCTGATCGAAAAGGTAAAGCTGGCCATCATAGAACTGGTGCACAGAACAGGGGAGCAGGAGCTGCACGTGAACACGTCGGACTACATAGCCGAGAAGGTTGGCCTGGACTATAACTATATCAGCTCCCTGTTCTCCTCCTTTGAAGGCACCACCATAGAGAAGTACCTGATTCTGCAGCGCATTGAGCGGGTAAAGGAGTTGCTGGTTTACGATGAGCTGAGCCTAAAGGAAATCGCGTACGAGCTTGGCTACAGCAGTGTAGCCCACCTATCCAGCCAGTTTAAGAAGGTTACCGGCCTTACGCCAAGCCACTTTAAACAGGTTAAAACGGATAAGCGCACCACCCTGGATAAAGTGCAGGGCTGA